The stretch of DNA CTGTATCTCGTCCGGCAGCGATAAAGTACTGTCTGCTTTCAAAGACGAAGTGAAGAAACGCGGATGGGAAGGCAAGTGTCTGGTGAAAGGGGTCGGTTGTTTGGGACCCTGTGCCGGCGGCCCAGTGGTTTTAGTCGACTCGGAGAATGTCGCCTACGAACACGTAGCGATTGAAGA from bacterium encodes:
- a CDS encoding (2Fe-2S) ferredoxin domain-containing protein, with translation MILDDLNELASKVHEEIAAAKHRIHICVAAGCISSGSDKVLSAFKDEVKKRGWEGKCLVKGVGCLGPCAGGPVVLVDSENVAYEHVAIE